In the genome of Streptomyces sp. SAI-127, the window CCGATCTCGCGGGCGTCCATCACCTGCGCCGCCTCGCCCACGCCGAGCGCCTCAAGGGTGTCCTGGCCACCCTGGGCAGGGACAACGGTCACCTTGTGATCGCCGGCGCCGGCTGGATCGGCCTGGAGGTCGCGGCGGCGGCCCGGGAGTACGGCGCCGAGGTCACCGTCGTCGAGCCCCTGTCGACCCCCCTGTACTCGGTCCTCGGCCCCGAGCTCGGCAACCTCTTCGCCGAGCTGCACCGCGAGCGTGGTGTCCGCTTCCACTTCGGGGCCAGACTGACGGAGATCGTCGGGCAGGACGGCATGGTCCTCGCGGCCCGTACCGACGACGGCGAGGAGCATCCCGCGCACGACGTCCTCGCGGCGGTCGGCGCGGCCCCCCGCGTCGCTCTCGCGGAGGCGGCCGGGCTCGAACTGGCGGACCGGGCGCACGGCGGCGGTGTCGCCGTGGACGCACAACTGCGCACCTCCGACCCGGACATCTACGCGGCGGGCGACGTGGCCTCCTTCCACCACGCCCTCTTCGGCAACCGGCTGCGGGTCGAGCACTGGGCCAACGCGCTCAACGGCGGCCCTGCGGCGGCGCGAGCGATGCTGGGCCGCCAGGTGACGTACGACCGGGTGCCCTACTTCTTCTCCGACCAGTACGACCTGGGAATGGAGTACAGCGGCTGGGCACCCCCGGGCTCGTACGACGAAGTGGTGATCCGGGGAGACGCCGGGAAGCGGGAGTTCATCGCCTTCTGGGTGAAGCAGGGCCGTGTGCTGGCCGGGATGAACGTCAACGTGTGGGACGTCACAGAGCCGATTCAGGGACTGATCCGATCCAGGGCTCAGGTGGACACGGAGGCACTGGCGGACCCGCACGTTCCCCTCGTCAGCCTCGTCCCGTAGGTGTCAGTACCT includes:
- a CDS encoding FAD-dependent oxidoreductase produces the protein MVDADQTFVIVGGGLAGAKAAETLRTEGFTGRVILICDERDHPYERPPLSKGYLLGKEERDSVFVHEPAWYARNDIELHLGETVDAIDRAAKTVRFGEDGTVVRYDKLLLATGAEPRRLDIPGTDLAGVHHLRRLAHAERLKGVLATLGRDNGHLVIAGAGWIGLEVAAAAREYGAEVTVVEPLSTPLYSVLGPELGNLFAELHRERGVRFHFGARLTEIVGQDGMVLAARTDDGEEHPAHDVLAAVGAAPRVALAEAAGLELADRAHGGGVAVDAQLRTSDPDIYAAGDVASFHHALFGNRLRVEHWANALNGGPAAARAMLGRQVTYDRVPYFFSDQYDLGMEYSGWAPPGSYDEVVIRGDAGKREFIAFWVKQGRVLAGMNVNVWDVTEPIQGLIRSRAQVDTEALADPHVPLVSLVP